Proteins co-encoded in one Macellibacteroides fermentans genomic window:
- the amrS gene encoding AmmeMemoRadiSam system radical SAM enzyme, with the protein MKAEKWQKIASYQEKRTDQVVRCHLCPHRCVLQQGAAGICKTRINQSGTLYTTAYGNPCSLSIDPIEKKPLFHFMPGQPVFSLATGGCNFRCLNCQNWQISQTSPQSLNGYDLDPEALVQRAIGCNTSMIAFTYTEPTVFYEYMYDTARIARGKGLKVVWISNGYINREPLLDLCPYLDAANIDLKCFEDVMYRKLTGGRLQPVLDTLLTLKEKKIWLEITNLLIPGFSDNPEMITHMCEWLFANGFEDTPLHFSRFFPNYKLTDVPPTPAESLLEAKAIALKSGLKFIYIGNQPRLHGEDTVCPQCGHTLIQRYGYTVGTYEIQDGKCNRCGKSVAGIWHS; encoded by the coding sequence ATGAAAGCGGAAAAATGGCAAAAGATTGCCTCCTATCAGGAGAAGCGGACGGACCAGGTGGTACGCTGCCATTTGTGCCCACATCGTTGTGTACTACAGCAAGGGGCTGCCGGAATCTGTAAAACCCGTATCAATCAATCCGGCACACTTTATACCACCGCCTATGGAAATCCCTGCTCGCTTAGTATCGATCCCATTGAAAAGAAGCCCCTGTTCCACTTCATGCCCGGCCAACCGGTTTTCTCTCTGGCTACCGGCGGGTGCAACTTCCGCTGCCTTAATTGTCAGAATTGGCAAATATCCCAAACATCTCCCCAGTCGCTGAACGGCTATGACCTGGACCCGGAGGCTCTTGTACAGAGGGCTATCGGTTGTAATACCTCTATGATTGCTTTCACCTATACGGAGCCTACTGTTTTTTACGAGTATATGTACGATACAGCCCGTATCGCCCGCGGCAAAGGACTGAAAGTGGTCTGGATATCCAACGGCTATATCAACCGGGAACCTCTTCTCGACCTTTGTCCTTATCTGGATGCAGCCAATATCGATCTGAAATGTTTTGAGGATGTGATGTATCGCAAACTTACGGGCGGCCGGTTACAACCTGTTCTCGATACGTTGCTGACGCTGAAAGAGAAAAAGATCTGGCTGGAGATTACCAACCTGCTGATTCCCGGGTTTTCGGATAATCCGGAAATGATCACACACATGTGCGAATGGCTGTTTGCCAATGGCTTTGAAGATACCCCGTTGCATTTCAGCCGGTTCTTCCCGAACTACAAGCTAACCGACGTGCCGCCTACCCCAGCTGAAAGTCTGCTTGAGGCAAAGGCCATTGCCCTGAAGTCCGGATTGAAATTTATCTATATCGGTAACCAGCCCCGGTTACACGGCGAAGATACCGTTTGTCCCCAATGCGGACATACCTTGATACAGCGGTACGGGTATACCGTTGGGACCTATGAAATTCAGGATGGAAAATGTAACCGATGCGGAAAGTCGGTTGCGGGTATATGGCACAGCTGA
- the amrB gene encoding AmmeMemoRadiSam system protein B: MNGKDIKINRHPAVAGQFYPAHPDVLQRELESLFSMAAPQKQGRVRAVISPHAGYIFSGTVAASAFNQLDDKASYRKVFLIASSHQAHFNGASVYCDGDFIMPYGRELVDTEIGEMLTEVYPELFTDNPSPHLNEHSIEVQLPFLHYKLQNSYRIVPIIIGTNSPEICKRLASALKPYLNKDNLFVISSDFSHYPAYEAAKSVDSATGQAIISNSPQNLLSALDINAHKHIPQLVTSLCGWTSVLTLLYMTENEPAFCYNEICYKNSGDAKEEGSRNHVVGYWAISVTEKQVDAERFTLSDAEKQVLLKEARDSIGRLFRKADTPPAAIESYPQALRTRCGAFVSIHNQGELRGCYGHMEEDKPLLQNVREMAQWAAARDSRFRPVTKEELNEVDIEISVLSPLRKIRNITEIEMGVHGIFIRKGMNRGVFLPQVATETGWSKESFLGHCARDKAGIGWNGWKEAEISVFTATIIREKE; this comes from the coding sequence ATGAATGGAAAGGATATCAAAATAAACAGGCATCCTGCGGTGGCCGGTCAGTTCTATCCGGCCCATCCGGATGTGCTGCAAAGGGAACTGGAGTCTCTTTTCAGCATGGCTGCGCCCCAAAAGCAGGGCAGAGTGAGGGCTGTTATCAGTCCCCATGCAGGGTATATCTTTTCGGGTACGGTGGCTGCTTCGGCTTTTAATCAGTTGGACGACAAGGCATCCTATCGGAAGGTATTCCTGATTGCATCGTCGCACCAGGCCCATTTCAACGGGGCGTCTGTGTATTGCGACGGCGACTTTATCATGCCTTACGGCAGGGAGCTGGTGGATACGGAGATCGGAGAGATGCTGACCGAGGTCTATCCCGAACTGTTTACAGATAACCCGTCGCCTCATCTGAATGAGCACAGTATCGAGGTACAGCTGCCGTTTCTGCATTACAAGCTGCAGAACAGCTACCGGATTGTTCCAATCATAATCGGCACCAACTCGCCGGAGATTTGCAAACGGCTGGCCTCCGCCCTGAAGCCCTACCTTAACAAGGACAATCTGTTTGTGATAAGCTCCGACTTCTCCCATTATCCGGCATACGAAGCGGCCAAATCCGTCGATTCGGCAACCGGACAGGCAATTATATCCAACAGCCCACAAAACCTGTTGTCAGCTTTAGATATCAATGCACACAAGCATATCCCCCAGCTGGTTACCAGTCTGTGCGGTTGGACTTCCGTGCTTACTCTTCTTTATATGACGGAGAATGAACCGGCGTTCTGCTACAACGAAATCTGTTATAAGAATTCGGGAGATGCCAAAGAGGAGGGGTCCCGAAATCATGTTGTAGGGTATTGGGCTATTTCCGTGACAGAAAAGCAGGTGGACGCAGAACGGTTCACGCTTTCGGATGCAGAAAAGCAGGTGCTGCTGAAAGAGGCAAGGGATTCCATCGGACGGTTGTTCCGTAAAGCGGACACTCCGCCTGCAGCCATCGAATCGTATCCTCAGGCGCTCCGTACCAGATGTGGCGCATTTGTGAGTATCCATAATCAGGGGGAACTCAGGGGTTGCTACGGCCACATGGAAGAGGATAAGCCGCTGCTACAGAATGTACGGGAGATGGCTCAGTGGGCTGCCGCACGCGACTCGCGTTTCAGGCCGGTCACCAAGGAGGAGCTGAATGAGGTGGACATCGAGATTTCTGTACTTTCTCCTCTCAGGAAGATACGGAATATCACCGAAATCGAAATGGGGGTACACGGCATCTTTATACGAAAAGGGATGAACAGAGGGGTGTTTCTGCCTCAGGTAGCCACCGAAACCGGATGGAGCAAGGAGTCGTTTCTGGGGCATTGCGCCCGTGACAAGGCGGGTATCGGGTGGAACGGATGGAAGGAGGCCGAAATATCTGTTTTTACGGCAACCATTATCCGCGAGAAAGAGTAA
- a CDS encoding RNA polymerase sigma-70 factor yields MSKRPQKMSAENITSFNKLYNEYYDRFVRFANVYVRDAAVAEDIAVDALMYYWENRLSISDESNIPAYILTMIKNKCLNHLRHLHIREEFSENIRQYQEWELGTRIATLEACEPSELFTAEIEQLIQEALSQMPERTRAIFILNRYENKSYKEIAQEMNISFKGVDYHIGKALKILHVHLKDYLPFFYFFIN; encoded by the coding sequence ATGTCAAAACGCCCCCAAAAGATGTCTGCCGAAAACATAACATCCTTCAATAAGTTGTACAACGAATATTACGACCGTTTTGTACGCTTTGCCAATGTGTATGTAAGAGATGCAGCCGTTGCGGAAGATATTGCCGTCGATGCGTTGATGTATTATTGGGAAAACCGCCTGTCAATCAGCGACGAATCCAATATCCCGGCCTATATCCTTACCATGATTAAGAACAAATGCCTGAATCATCTGCGGCATCTGCATATCCGCGAAGAGTTTTCGGAAAACATCAGGCAATACCAGGAGTGGGAGCTGGGTACCCGTATCGCTACGCTGGAGGCCTGCGAACCCAGCGAACTGTTTACGGCCGAAATAGAACAACTTATCCAGGAGGCCCTCAGCCAGATGCCCGAACGTACCCGCGCCATCTTTATATTGAACCGCTACGAAAATAAATCCTATAAGGAGATCGCGCAGGAAATGAATATATCGTTTAAGGGCGTAGACTACCACATTGGCAAGGCGCTGAAGATTCTGCATGTCCACCTGAAGGACTATTTACCTTTTTTCTATTTTTTTATCAATTAG
- a CDS encoding FecR family protein, which produces MDKEKLYRFFEGNVTVEEGMEIRDWMEASAENKRIFMKEHKLFSAILLQDKRRIAAVPGQSRLRTLLKSDWLRVAAIVLITLSLNAVYQHYVADNKELAMSIVSVPAGQRTNVTLPDGTNVWLNARTTIRFPEKFSTRNRTVELMGEGYFDVVKDKERPFIVKTDKYSIEVLGTKFDVEAYPDEEKFVTTLMQGSVKLTSQASPSHQVTLKPEHKATLKDGRLEVSKVTDFNPYRWKEGLISFKDEPFLTIMKDLEKYYGFKIIINNQDVLKYSYTGSFRQTDGVDYALRVLQNDISFSYKKDNETQIIHIN; this is translated from the coding sequence ATGGACAAGGAAAAACTATATAGATTTTTTGAAGGAAATGTCACCGTAGAGGAGGGCATGGAGATCAGGGACTGGATGGAAGCTTCGGCCGAAAACAAACGTATTTTTATGAAGGAGCATAAGCTGTTCAGCGCCATCTTGCTGCAAGACAAGAGACGGATCGCCGCTGTACCTGGGCAAAGCCGACTGCGAACCCTCCTGAAGTCCGACTGGTTGAGAGTGGCTGCCATCGTATTGATCACCCTCTCGCTGAACGCCGTTTACCAACACTATGTAGCCGATAACAAGGAGCTGGCCATGAGCATCGTGTCCGTTCCTGCCGGTCAGCGTACCAACGTAACCCTGCCGGACGGAACCAACGTATGGCTGAACGCCCGGACAACGATCCGGTTTCCGGAAAAGTTCAGCACCCGCAACCGTACGGTCGAACTGATGGGCGAAGGCTATTTTGATGTTGTGAAAGACAAAGAAAGGCCCTTTATCGTTAAAACGGACAAGTACAGCATCGAAGTGTTGGGAACCAAGTTCGATGTGGAAGCTTATCCGGACGAAGAAAAATTTGTGACCACCCTGATGCAGGGTAGTGTAAAGCTCACCTCCCAGGCATCTCCGTCGCACCAGGTAACACTTAAACCGGAACACAAGGCAACGCTGAAGGACGGACGGCTGGAGGTTTCGAAGGTGACCGATTTCAATCCCTACCGCTGGAAGGAGGGACTCATCAGCTTCAAAGATGAACCCTTCCTTACCATCATGAAAGACCTTGAAAAATACTATGGGTTCAAAATCATAATCAACAATCAGGATGTACTGAAGTATTCCTACACCGGATCATTCCGGCAGACAGACGGTGTAGATTATGCCCTCAGGGTACTTCAGAATGATATCAGCTTCAGCTATAAGAAGGATAACGAAACGCAGATAATACATATAAACTAA
- a CDS encoding TonB-dependent receptor, which produces MRITTFLLLVCVFCSHAKSTYSQDARVSIHMNNAQLNKILSEIEKQTEYLFIYNNEVNANQAVSIDASQKRVADVLNDLLKDRNISFKIEGSHIILSRKNHSELKNSEAAVQQQQPFKVSGTVLDKSGLPVIGANVQVTNSAGIGTITDMDGNFTLEVPQNATLTISYIGYQPKQVAVKNAEHLRVELLEDSQALDEVVVVGYGVQKKVNLTGSVSSVKGDELSLRPVANATQSLQGLVPGLTVNNSSSGRPGAESSLTLRGQGNLSNTANPYILVDGVEMNLSDVNPNDIENISVLKDAAASAIYGARAAYGVILVTTKKGEEGKMRVSYQGTVGWSSPTVLPDMANSYDFATYFNAACANAGVAKQYSDEKLGLLQQYIQNPAGVDAWADLKGQNNLVAAFENTAKGVGNVDYFKLHYKDAAYKQNHNLSLSGGGKLAQYYVSGGAYTEDGILRYADMDYKRFNFNASVTSQVTDWLKMKVNTKFMHSDNNTPFGTGGLSEGFYHSLARFRPTVSEVDPNGHFTELTMIPYLQSGTYTNTQDDNMSLTGGFEIQPIKNWRIFVDYTYRNDNEEYEALNVAPQIPGADNETLYKGTRSELNIAANGRFTRSMSKRRYQSVNLYTNYLFTLAEDHNFTLMGGYQEEDNNYSYLFNQVTDLISTTNPGLGLSTGDQTITDIRNGWATRGFFGRINYDYKGLYLLEANGRYDGSSRFASDNRWGFFPSVSLGWNLSREAFMEKTTDVLSNLKLRASWGLLGNQSGAALYTFASTMGTQPLGNYYFQDGRDMIINAPGVVDPYTTWEKVESKNVGVDFGFLGNSLTGTIDLFQRDTKDMLGPSADLADIFGATVPNTNNARMRNKGWEVTLQYRGKIGKEVGYTVGASLSDAISEVTAYENPTGTDPQGQWYVGRKVGEIWGYRADGLIQSQAEADAYNAAYDLSYISGQKWNPGDVKYRDLNGDSKINKGNNTLADMGDVTIIGNTTPRYQYTINGSVNWKGISLSLLFQGVAKRDWSPDMGSVYFWGSGPYAQVTVFEEHLDYWREDNKDAYYPAPYTAGAGAINNFRNKTSQKTDRYMQNAAYCRLKNLTVSYDLPGAWTKKVGLSKTQVFFSGENLFTSTKLAKMFDPEAIFTGTSYTSESGKNYPMNKVISLGLIVNF; this is translated from the coding sequence ATGCGAATAACTACTTTCCTACTTTTGGTTTGTGTTTTTTGTTCACATGCTAAATCTACCTATTCCCAGGATGCCCGGGTGAGCATTCATATGAACAATGCCCAGCTCAATAAGATTCTTTCTGAAATTGAGAAGCAAACGGAGTACTTGTTCATCTATAACAACGAAGTAAACGCCAACCAGGCGGTATCTATCGACGCCAGTCAAAAAAGGGTGGCCGATGTGTTGAACGATCTTCTAAAGGATCGCAACATCTCCTTTAAGATTGAAGGATCTCATATTATTTTGTCGCGGAAGAACCACAGCGAATTAAAAAACAGCGAAGCTGCAGTGCAGCAACAACAGCCGTTCAAGGTTTCAGGTACGGTGCTCGATAAATCCGGATTGCCGGTTATCGGTGCCAACGTGCAGGTTACCAACAGTGCCGGTATTGGAACCATTACGGATATGGATGGTAACTTTACCCTGGAGGTGCCCCAGAATGCTACGCTAACAATCAGCTACATCGGGTATCAGCCCAAGCAGGTTGCGGTTAAAAATGCCGAACACCTGCGTGTCGAACTGCTTGAAGACAGTCAGGCGCTGGATGAGGTGGTAGTGGTAGGTTACGGCGTACAGAAGAAGGTGAACCTTACCGGATCCGTATCTTCGGTAAAAGGCGACGAATTAAGTCTGCGCCCGGTTGCCAACGCCACCCAGAGTTTACAGGGACTGGTTCCGGGGTTGACGGTTAACAACAGCAGTTCGGGCCGTCCCGGTGCCGAAAGTTCGCTTACCCTGCGCGGTCAGGGTAACCTTTCCAATACAGCCAACCCCTATATATTGGTGGATGGTGTGGAAATGAACCTTTCGGATGTAAACCCCAACGACATCGAAAATATATCCGTGCTGAAGGATGCCGCCGCTTCGGCAATCTACGGAGCCCGTGCCGCCTACGGTGTTATATTGGTGACAACTAAAAAAGGCGAAGAGGGAAAGATGCGGGTAAGTTATCAGGGAACTGTAGGCTGGAGCTCTCCCACGGTTTTGCCGGATATGGCCAATTCGTACGATTTCGCCACCTATTTTAATGCCGCCTGCGCCAATGCGGGGGTTGCTAAACAGTACAGCGACGAGAAACTGGGCTTATTGCAGCAATATATACAGAATCCTGCAGGAGTAGATGCCTGGGCCGACCTGAAAGGACAGAACAACCTGGTGGCCGCATTCGAGAATACAGCCAAAGGGGTGGGTAATGTAGACTATTTTAAACTGCATTACAAAGATGCCGCCTATAAGCAGAACCATAACCTGAGCTTGAGCGGAGGTGGAAAGCTGGCTCAGTATTACGTATCGGGAGGAGCTTATACGGAAGACGGAATCCTGCGCTATGCCGATATGGATTACAAGCGATTCAACTTCAATGCCAGCGTTACTTCGCAGGTAACCGACTGGCTTAAAATGAAGGTGAACACCAAGTTTATGCATTCGGATAACAACACTCCCTTCGGAACCGGCGGATTGTCCGAAGGTTTCTATCATTCGCTGGCCCGTTTCCGTCCCACGGTGAGCGAGGTGGATCCCAACGGCCATTTTACGGAACTTACCATGATTCCGTATCTGCAAAGCGGCACCTACACAAATACACAAGACGACAACATGTCTTTAACCGGCGGTTTCGAGATTCAACCGATCAAGAACTGGCGCATCTTTGTAGACTATACCTATCGCAACGACAACGAGGAGTACGAGGCGCTTAACGTAGCCCCTCAGATTCCGGGAGCCGACAACGAGACTTTGTATAAAGGTACCCGTTCTGAGTTGAACATCGCAGCCAACGGACGTTTTACCCGTTCCATGTCTAAAAGACGCTATCAGTCGGTAAACCTGTACACCAATTACCTGTTCACTCTGGCGGAAGATCATAATTTTACGCTGATGGGCGGTTATCAGGAAGAGGATAACAATTACAGCTACCTGTTCAACCAGGTTACGGATCTGATTTCTACCACCAACCCCGGACTGGGCTTGAGTACCGGCGACCAGACCATCACCGATATCCGCAACGGATGGGCCACCCGTGGATTCTTCGGCCGTATCAACTACGACTACAAGGGTCTTTACCTGCTGGAAGCTAACGGTCGTTACGACGGCTCTTCACGGTTTGCATCAGACAACCGCTGGGGTTTCTTCCCTTCCGTTTCACTGGGATGGAATCTTTCTCGCGAAGCCTTCATGGAAAAAACAACCGATGTGCTTTCAAACCTCAAACTGCGTGCTTCCTGGGGATTGCTGGGTAATCAGAGCGGAGCGGCGTTGTATACGTTTGCCTCCACCATGGGTACACAGCCGTTGGGCAACTATTACTTCCAGGATGGCAGGGATATGATTATCAATGCCCCCGGTGTGGTGGATCCTTATACTACCTGGGAGAAGGTGGAGAGCAAGAACGTGGGTGTCGACTTTGGATTCCTGGGTAACTCCCTTACAGGTACAATCGACCTGTTCCAGCGTGATACAAAGGATATGTTAGGCCCTTCGGCCGACTTGGCTGATATTTTTGGTGCTACGGTTCCTAATACCAACAACGCCCGTATGCGTAACAAAGGCTGGGAAGTAACGTTGCAGTACCGTGGCAAGATCGGTAAAGAGGTGGGCTATACAGTGGGAGCCTCCTTGTCGGACGCCATCTCGGAGGTTACAGCCTACGAAAACCCAACCGGTACCGATCCTCAGGGACAGTGGTATGTAGGTCGCAAAGTGGGCGAGATCTGGGGATACCGTGCAGACGGACTGATCCAGTCGCAAGCCGAGGCGGATGCCTATAATGCAGCTTACGACTTGTCGTATATCTCCGGACAGAAATGGAATCCGGGCGATGTAAAGTACCGCGACCTGAACGGCGACAGTAAAATAAACAAAGGAAACAACACCCTGGCAGATATGGGCGATGTAACCATCATCGGTAACACCACACCCCGCTATCAGTATACGATAAACGGATCTGTAAACTGGAAAGGCATCTCGTTGAGCCTGTTGTTCCAGGGAGTAGCCAAAAGAGACTGGTCGCCGGACATGGGATCGGTTTATTTTTGGGGATCGGGTCCGTATGCACAGGTTACGGTATTTGAAGAACACCTCGACTACTGGAGAGAAGATAACAAGGATGCCTACTATCCTGCACCCTATACCGCCGGAGCCGGAGCCATCAATAACTTCAGAAACAAGACCTCGCAGAAAACAGACCGCTACATGCAGAATGCGGCCTACTGCCGACTTAAAAACCTTACTGTAAGCTACGACCTGCCGGGTGCGTGGACCAAAAAGGTGGGATTAAGCAAAACCCAGGTATTCTTCTCGGGCGAGAACTTATTCACAAGCACCAAACTGGCCAAGATGTTCGATCCGGAAGCCATCTTCACCGGAACCTCTTATACCAGTGAATCAGGAAAGAACTATCCGATGAATAAGGTGATTTCTTTAGGTCTAATCGTTAATTTCTAA
- a CDS encoding RagB/SusD family nutrient uptake outer membrane protein: MKRIKIFIGLALIFGLTSCSDLDKLPEGVLSTSTAFSSTAEITKYLNQFYETGVRTQSQNVGNASGIAFGDMASDNMISNVIDDRLAGETALSDATKLTNYTYIRNVNFLINNFGNCKETGAAMNQCIGEAYYFRAWYYYQMFVNYGELTWIDEVLDPVQEQMERPRDSRTMIADKILADLDVAIENLGEKNNSATMRVHKDVARALKSEVALFEGTWEKYHKAKGTPFYDKSVTDEKINNYLQQAADAAKAVIDRGVWSIATGNTQTAYRDLFITLDLSTNKEVLWWKKYDASDNIGHSVTRYLNQGGGITGASLSLVDDYLTADGRPFVGAERENAQKVYGNELLPTVRDPRLSQTVCTPGQPLRPNNAYVFVRPPLDGNSYNQNTTGFSVLKYVEFNTTYTPTIDGEGKSQAPAIQYRYADILLNYAEALAELNGAANAAKIAAALKPLRDRVGMPAVDFDREYNTASDYPFKDLDKYIQAVRRERRVEKAFEGSRLTDILRWAAADKLIVNKTPLGALFTGSSLETAYGNKLVYDQAANNNLFLSGKPGDAKRYIIPFNNKNYQNGWQFKLDRDYLYPIQSRMLSLTNNQWKQNPGW; this comes from the coding sequence ATGAAAAGAATAAAAATATTTATAGGTTTAGCACTTATCTTCGGTTTGACAAGCTGTTCGGACCTCGATAAACTTCCGGAGGGCGTTCTCTCCACATCTACTGCATTCAGCAGCACTGCCGAGATTACCAAATACCTGAACCAGTTTTACGAGACAGGCGTGCGTACCCAATCGCAGAATGTGGGTAATGCTTCGGGTATCGCCTTTGGCGACATGGCCAGCGACAATATGATCTCCAACGTGATAGACGACAGGCTTGCCGGCGAAACGGCGCTGAGCGATGCTACAAAGCTCACCAACTACACCTACATCCGCAATGTCAATTTCCTGATCAACAACTTCGGGAACTGCAAGGAGACCGGTGCGGCTATGAACCAATGCATCGGCGAGGCCTATTACTTCCGGGCCTGGTATTATTACCAGATGTTTGTAAACTACGGCGAGCTTACCTGGATCGATGAGGTGCTGGACCCTGTACAGGAACAGATGGAGCGCCCCAGAGACAGCCGTACCATGATTGCCGATAAGATATTGGCCGACCTGGATGTGGCTATCGAGAACCTGGGCGAAAAGAACAACAGCGCCACCATGCGGGTACACAAAGATGTAGCCCGCGCGCTTAAAAGCGAAGTGGCCCTGTTTGAAGGAACCTGGGAGAAGTACCACAAAGCCAAGGGCACCCCTTTCTACGATAAGAGTGTTACCGACGAGAAAATAAACAACTACCTGCAGCAGGCAGCCGATGCAGCCAAGGCGGTGATAGACCGTGGCGTGTGGAGCATCGCAACCGGCAATACACAGACAGCCTACCGCGATCTGTTTATTACATTGGACCTTTCTACTAACAAAGAGGTGTTATGGTGGAAAAAATACGATGCAAGCGATAACATCGGGCATTCGGTAACCCGCTACCTGAACCAGGGTGGAGGTATCACCGGCGCATCCTTGTCGCTGGTAGACGATTACCTTACGGCAGACGGTCGCCCGTTTGTGGGTGCAGAGCGTGAGAATGCACAGAAAGTATACGGAAACGAACTACTGCCTACGGTACGCGACCCCCGTCTGTCTCAGACAGTCTGTACTCCCGGTCAGCCGCTCCGTCCCAACAACGCCTACGTATTTGTTCGTCCGCCGTTGGATGGAAACAGCTACAACCAGAACACCACCGGATTTTCGGTACTGAAGTATGTTGAATTCAATACCACCTACACTCCTACGATCGACGGCGAAGGTAAGAGTCAGGCTCCGGCCATCCAATACCGTTATGCAGACATCCTGCTCAATTACGCCGAAGCTTTGGCCGAACTGAACGGAGCAGCCAACGCCGCTAAGATTGCAGCCGCATTGAAGCCCCTGCGCGACCGTGTAGGCATGCCTGCGGTAGATTTCGACCGCGAGTACAACACCGCATCAGATTATCCCTTCAAGGACCTGGATAAATACATTCAGGCCGTACGCCGGGAGCGTCGTGTGGAGAAAGCCTTCGAAGGAAGTCGTCTTACAGACATCCTGCGCTGGGCGGCAGCCGACAAGCTGATTGTAAACAAAACCCCTCTGGGAGCCTTGTTCACCGGAAGCAGTCTGGAGACAGCCTACGGCAATAAACTGGTGTACGATCAGGCAGCCAACAACAACCTGTTCCTGAGCGGAAAACCCGGAGATGCCAAACGCTATATCATCCCATTCAATAACAAGAACTATCAGAACGGATGGCAGTTCAAACTGGACAGAGACTACCTGTATCCTATCCAGTCGCGCATGTTGTCGCTTACCAACAACCAATGGAAACAGAACCCCGGCTGGTAA
- a CDS encoding ATP-binding protein — translation MAKDSYKPRVIDQLLSRKLRGKGAVLIEGAKWCGKTSTAEQQAKSIIYMSDPKRRDQYQLFVDSNPEMILDGDTPRLIDEWQETPKLWDLIRFEVDHRKGLGHFILTGSAVPANRDEILHSGTGRFAWLIMRPMSLWESGDSNGSVSLRELFDSPESIAATCDLDLKRIAFLTCRGGWPQASLLSKDEDIALDQAIDYYDAVVNSDIQRVDGVDRDPERVKRLMRSYARYQGSQSSFAEIGKDMTANEHGGLDENTISSYLNALRKIFVVEDMRAWNPNLRSKTAIRTTDTRYFVDPSIATAALGLGPDDLMHDLETFGLIFETLCVRDLRVFAQALDGEVYHYRDKNGLECDAVVHLRNGSYGLIEIKLGGDKLIEEGSKTLNTLASKIDTNRMKNPSFLMILTAVGDFAYRRQDGVYVVPIGCLKD, via the coding sequence ATGGCAAAAGATAGTTATAAACCAAGAGTGATAGACCAGCTTCTAAGCAGGAAATTGCGAGGTAAAGGTGCCGTATTGATAGAGGGTGCAAAATGGTGTGGAAAGACATCGACCGCAGAGCAACAGGCTAAAAGCATCATTTATATGTCAGACCCCAAACGCAGAGATCAGTACCAGCTATTTGTTGATTCAAATCCGGAGATGATATTAGATGGAGATACACCTCGCTTGATTGATGAATGGCAGGAAACGCCAAAACTGTGGGATCTGATACGATTCGAGGTTGACCATCGTAAAGGTCTGGGGCACTTCATTCTTACAGGGTCTGCCGTACCGGCAAACCGGGATGAAATTTTACATTCGGGTACAGGGCGTTTTGCCTGGCTGATTATGCGTCCGATGAGCCTATGGGAATCGGGCGACTCCAATGGCAGTGTAAGTTTACGCGAACTATTTGATTCTCCAGAGAGTATTGCTGCAACTTGTGATTTAGATTTGAAAAGAATAGCCTTTCTTACTTGTAGAGGAGGTTGGCCACAAGCATCGCTTTTGAGTAAGGACGAAGACATTGCTCTGGATCAGGCTATCGATTATTACGATGCGGTGGTGAATTCTGATATTCAGCGGGTAGACGGTGTAGACAGGGACCCGGAACGGGTAAAACGATTGATGCGCTCTTATGCCCGGTATCAAGGCAGTCAATCGTCTTTTGCTGAAATAGGAAAGGATATGACAGCTAATGAGCATGGCGGATTAGACGAAAACACCATAAGTTCTTACCTCAATGCGCTTAGAAAAATATTTGTTGTAGAAGATATGCGCGCATGGAATCCTAATCTGCGTTCCAAAACAGCTATCAGGACTACGGACACCCGTTACTTTGTTGACCCATCCATCGCAACGGCTGCCCTTGGATTGGGGCCGGATGACTTAATGCATGATTTGGAAACGTTTGGTTTGATTTTTGAAACACTTTGTGTTCGGGATCTTCGGGTATTTGCACAGGCTCTTGATGGAGAGGTATATCATTACCGGGATAAAAACGGATTGGAATGCGATGCCGTAGTTCATTTACGAAATGGCAGCTATGGTCTTATTGAAATTAAGTTGGGTGGCGACAAACTAATTGAAGAAGGATCTAAAACACTGAATACACTCGCTTCAAAAATTGATACAAACAGAATGAAGAATCCTTCTTTCCTGATGATACTTACAGCGGTTGGCGACTTTGCCTATCGCAGGCAGGATGGCGTTTATGTTGTTCCTATAGGATGCCTCAAAGATTAG